The Oculatellaceae cyanobacterium genome contains a region encoding:
- a CDS encoding response regulator: MKTILVIEDEEFILSNMIELLEAEEFNAIGADNGLTGLELAQKHHPDLIICDIMMPKLNGYDVLAELRREFKTSTIPLIFLTAKADRQEIRKGMELGADDYLTKPFTREELLAAISSRLLKQAAINKHSQYKLDALRNSITTSLPQELHNPLHGIIALSELLINEHDSLDKEGVLEIGNHINKNAQRLYKLNQNFLTFAQLEIIGTDLESLEELRSHQIKNPDTVIKEAAIKQAKEVGREADLDLKLQQQKVKISEIKLRKIVEELIDNAFKFSPAGTPVTVTNHVDNSKFLLEIIDQGKGMSTEQVSNLGAYMQFERKLSDSQGSGLGLSIAKRLVELHNGELKITSIPGEQTTVRVILPM; this comes from the coding sequence ATGAAAACCATTCTAGTGATTGAAGACGAAGAATTTATCTTAAGCAACATGATTGAGTTGCTAGAAGCGGAAGAATTTAATGCGATTGGCGCAGATAACGGTCTCACTGGTTTAGAACTCGCCCAAAAACATCATCCAGATTTAATTATTTGTGACATCATGATGCCAAAACTTAATGGTTATGATGTCTTGGCAGAATTACGACGAGAATTTAAAACCTCAACTATTCCGCTAATTTTCCTAACTGCCAAAGCTGACAGGCAAGAAATCCGTAAAGGTATGGAACTGGGTGCAGATGACTATTTAACTAAACCATTTACTAGAGAAGAACTTTTAGCAGCAATTTCATCTCGGCTATTAAAGCAGGCTGCCATTAACAAACATTCTCAGTATAAATTAGATGCCTTACGCAATAGTATTACAACATCACTGCCTCAAGAATTACATAATCCTCTTCATGGGATTATTGCTTTATCAGAATTACTAATTAATGAACATGATTCTTTAGACAAAGAGGGAGTTTTAGAAATTGGTAATCATATTAATAAAAATGCTCAACGCTTATATAAGCTGAATCAAAACTTTTTAACCTTTGCTCAACTAGAAATTATTGGCACAGATCTAGAGAGCCTTGAAGAACTGCGAAGTCACCAAATTAAAAATCCTGACACAGTTATTAAAGAAGCTGCAATCAAGCAAGCTAAAGAAGTTGGTAGGGAAGCAGACTTGGATTTAAAACTACAACAGCAAAAAGTAAAAATTTCTGAAATTAAACTCAGAAAAATTGTTGAAGAATTAATTGATAACGCTTTTAAATTTTCCCCTGCTGGAACCCCTGTGACTGTTACTAATCATGTTGACAACAGTAAATTTCTTCTGGAAATTATCGACCAAGGTAAGGGAATGAGTACTGAGCAAGTTAGTAACTTGGGAGCTTATATGCAATTTGAGCGTAAACTCTCTGATTCACAAGGTTCAGGTCTAGGTTTGAGCATAGCTAAACGTTTAGTTGAACTACATAATGGAGAGTTAAAAATTACAAGTATACCAGGGGAGCAAACAACTGTCCGAGTTATTTTACCGATGTGA
- a CDS encoding retropepsin-like aspartic protease: MWKSAWHGGIAIFLSGSLGLVTAGCSNEDSASTASQSPTPAPATATNSAIARSKTATLVKSSALTGADNYFPALDKATAALTIAESASCPDDWLLVAAQWREAITLLKAVPAASRNHERATKMIAQYQQKLAYAQKQATIPPKPQVVATATINLPNTKSNSSFFSIPIARRESGVPVIEATFNGKHKFAMLLDTGASYTVITKAMAQKLAVTVVGSSRAKTGNGVTNLSVGMVKSLQVGGGVLKNLPVWIGQPDLEMGVVGQDFFSNYDMTIKQNVVEFQQRAQKSNSVS; the protein is encoded by the coding sequence ATGTGGAAATCTGCTTGGCATGGTGGCATAGCAATTTTTCTCTCAGGCAGCTTAGGGCTGGTTACTGCTGGCTGTAGCAACGAAGATAGTGCCAGCACTGCCAGCCAATCACCGACTCCCGCACCAGCAACTGCTACTAATTCTGCTATTGCCCGATCTAAAACTGCAACATTAGTCAAGTCGTCAGCCTTGACAGGCGCTGATAACTACTTTCCGGCACTCGATAAAGCAACTGCTGCTTTAACTATCGCTGAATCGGCTTCATGCCCCGATGATTGGCTATTAGTTGCGGCTCAATGGCGGGAGGCAATTACCTTGTTAAAAGCTGTACCTGCTGCCAGCCGCAACCATGAGCGTGCTACAAAAATGATTGCTCAGTATCAGCAAAAATTAGCTTATGCTCAGAAACAAGCAACAATTCCTCCCAAGCCACAAGTTGTTGCCACTGCAACCATTAACCTACCAAATACAAAATCAAACTCCAGTTTTTTCTCTATACCGATCGCACGTAGAGAATCAGGAGTTCCTGTAATCGAAGCCACCTTTAATGGTAAGCATAAGTTTGCCATGCTGCTTGATACTGGAGCTAGTTATACAGTAATTACCAAAGCAATGGCGCAGAAACTAGCAGTAACAGTTGTCGGTAGTTCTCGTGCCAAAACAGGTAATGGGGTAACAAATTTATCGGTAGGAATGGTTAAATCTCTTCAAGTAGGTGGGGGCGTATTAAAAAATCTTCCTGTATGGATTGGACAGCCAGACTTAGAAATGGGAGTTGTTGGACAAGATTTTTTTAGCAACTATGACATGACAATTAAACAAAATGTAGTGGAATTTCAGCAACGCGCACAGAAAAGTAATTCTGTTAGTTAG
- a CDS encoding MlaD family protein has protein sequence MRSRTVREGSVGLLILLGLSLFSGLVLWLRGFSPGNRTFTAFAIFGDVAGIQTGATVRYRGVNVGKVAAINPGANGVEVEMQIAPADLLIPRNVVVEASQSGLIGETYIDIVPLKPLPPGLDIAKPLTPQCKTQQIIVCDQTRLPQGQLGVSTDELIRTTTRLATIYTEPAFVNNLNAAIKNTAVAAGEVAKLSRDFSSLSGSLKQELKTFSGAANSVSNAANQTSYQVGLLTNRFGGTADQFGNTANELSRTAAQFNQLGQSVNSLVVENRSTLVSTLNNLSQASEQLRGSVGGLRPTLLQVNSTFQKINSEKLLRNLEALSDNAALASANAAQASANLRDLSSNLNDPKNRLVLQQTLDSARATFENTQKITSDLDDLTGDPAFRSNLKNLVNGLGNLVSSTQQLQQQVEMAQVLEPVSDTLKKAAAKNSVTNTKQPEAAQDLKPVLAETEVKSVP, from the coding sequence ATGCGATCGCGAACAGTGCGAGAAGGTTCTGTTGGTTTATTAATCCTACTAGGACTGTCTTTATTTAGTGGTTTAGTTTTATGGTTGCGGGGTTTCAGCCCTGGCAACCGCACATTTACAGCCTTTGCCATTTTTGGCGACGTTGCGGGTATACAGACGGGCGCAACAGTTCGTTATCGTGGCGTAAATGTTGGTAAAGTTGCCGCGATTAATCCTGGGGCTAACGGTGTTGAAGTGGAAATGCAAATTGCACCAGCAGACCTATTAATTCCCCGTAATGTTGTAGTAGAAGCAAGTCAATCTGGGCTTATCGGTGAAACTTATATTGATATTGTTCCATTGAAACCTCTACCACCAGGTCTAGACATTGCCAAACCTCTTACTCCTCAATGTAAAACTCAGCAAATAATTGTTTGCGATCAAACTCGTTTGCCACAAGGTCAACTTGGTGTTAGTACCGATGAACTGATTCGCACCACCACCCGCCTAGCAACCATTTATACGGAACCAGCTTTTGTCAACAACCTCAACGCGGCGATCAAAAACACAGCCGTTGCAGCAGGTGAGGTAGCTAAACTCAGCCGCGATTTTTCTAGCTTATCTGGTTCACTAAAACAAGAGCTAAAAACCTTCTCAGGCGCAGCTAACTCCGTCAGTAATGCTGCTAATCAGACATCCTATCAAGTTGGTCTTCTTACCAATAGATTCGGTGGCACAGCCGATCAATTTGGTAACACAGCCAATGAATTAAGCCGAACTGCCGCTCAATTTAACCAGCTTGGTCAATCAGTCAATAGCTTAGTAGTAGAAAACCGATCTACTTTAGTGAGTACATTAAACAACTTGAGCCAAGCTAGCGAACAGCTACGTGGTAGCGTAGGCGGATTAAGACCAACACTGCTGCAAGTTAACTCAACATTTCAAAAAATCAACTCAGAAAAACTTCTGCGGAACCTAGAAGCTTTATCTGATAACGCAGCCCTGGCTTCTGCCAATGCAGCCCAAGCTTCTGCTAACTTGCGTGACCTTTCTAGTAACCTCAACGATCCTAAAAATCGCTTAGTATTACAGCAAACTCTCGACTCTGCTAGGGCAACATTTGAAAATACCCAAAAAATCACCTCTGACCTTGACGACCTCACCGGAGACCCTGCTTTCCGTAGTAATTTGAAAAATTTAGTCAACGGGCTAGGTAATTTAGTGTCTTCCACACAGCAACTACAACAGCAGGTAGAAATGGCTCAAGTATTAGAACCAGTCAGTGATACCCTCAAGAAAGCAGCCGCAAAAAATAGCGTTACCAATACAAAGCAACCAGAAGCCGCACAAGATTTAAAACCAGTTCTAGCCGAGACAGAGGTTAAATCCGTTCCTTAA
- a CDS encoding ATP-grasp domain-containing protein, protein MSGIRILHLVGSAYNDFYCNLSRDYAESCLLATANPSLYEFLIAYVTPDSQWRFPSSLSQEDIAVAKPMSLLEAIQFITAQNIDVVLPQMVCIPGMTHYRALFDLLKIPYIGNTPDVMAIANHKAITKAIVAAAGVKVPFGEVLRQGDVPTITPPVVIKPATAADSLGVSLVKEASDYDAALKKAFEYATEVIVEAFIEPGREVRCGIIVKDGELIALPLEEYLVDPDDRPIRSYSDKFKKDPGNSQLRSTAKKYVAGWIVDSNDPIFQKVQQEAKKCHLALGCRNYSLFDFRIDQKGEPWFIEAGLYCLFYPKSVIVNTANAAGIPLNELFMTAINETLRMT, encoded by the coding sequence TTGTCAGGAATTCGCATCCTTCATTTAGTTGGGTCTGCATACAATGATTTTTACTGTAATTTGTCACGCGATTACGCCGAAAGCTGTCTGTTAGCTACGGCAAATCCATCGCTTTATGAATTTCTGATTGCATACGTTACACCTGATAGCCAGTGGCGATTTCCTTCCTCCCTCAGTCAAGAAGATATTGCTGTCGCCAAACCGATGTCGCTATTGGAGGCTATACAGTTTATAACAGCGCAAAACATTGACGTTGTGTTGCCACAAATGGTGTGTATCCCTGGAATGACTCACTACCGCGCACTATTTGACCTGCTTAAAATTCCTTACATAGGCAATACTCCCGATGTCATGGCAATAGCGAACCACAAAGCCATAACCAAAGCAATTGTCGCAGCCGCAGGGGTGAAAGTGCCTTTTGGAGAAGTGCTTCGCCAAGGAGACGTTCCGACAATTACACCTCCAGTAGTCATCAAACCCGCAACTGCCGCCGACTCTCTAGGGGTGTCCTTAGTCAAAGAGGCTAGTGACTATGATGCTGCCTTGAAGAAAGCATTTGAATATGCAACGGAGGTCATCGTAGAAGCATTCATTGAACCCGGTCGAGAAGTCAGATGCGGTATCATTGTCAAAGACGGAGAGCTAATCGCTTTACCCCTTGAAGAGTATCTGGTAGACCCTGACGATAGACCCATCCGCAGCTATAGTGACAAATTCAAAAAAGACCCCGGCAATAGCCAGTTGCGTTCAACCGCTAAAAAGTATGTTGCGGGTTGGATTGTAGATTCTAACGACCCAATCTTCCAAAAGGTTCAGCAAGAAGCTAAGAAGTGTCATTTGGCTTTGGGCTGTCGCAATTATAGTTTATTTGACTTCCGCATTGACCAAAAGGGAGAACCTTGGTTCATAGAAGCTGGGTTGTATTGTCTTTTTTATCCCAAAAGTGTAATTGTCAATACGGCAAACGCAGCGGGAATTCCTTTAAATGAGTTATTTATGACGGCGATCAATGAAACGTTGCGTATGACCTGA
- the bchI gene encoding magnesium chelatase ATPase subunit I, which produces MSSTASSPSTSRRMVFPFTAIVGQEEMKLALLLNVIDPFIGGVMIMGDRGTGKSTTIRALADLLPEIDVVVNDPFSSHPSDPDLMSDELRQQFLENPQPLPSTKKKVAMVDLPLGATEDRVCGTIDIEKALSEGVKAFEPGLLAKANRGILYVDEVNLLDDHLVDVLLDSAASGWNTVEREGISIRHPARFVLVGSGNPEEGELRPQLLDRFGMHAEIRTVREPALRVQIVEQRAEFDQNPPAFVEKYQPQQIESQKQIVDAQQLLSSVKMDYDLRVKISEVCSELDVDGLRGDIVTNRAAKALTALEGRQEVTVDDIRRVIALCLRHRLRKDPLESIDSGYKVEKVFSRVFGLELSSEENVAATANGVRPGGR; this is translated from the coding sequence GTGAGTTCGACAGCCTCATCGCCCTCCACCTCTCGGCGCATGGTTTTTCCGTTTACTGCTATTGTCGGTCAGGAAGAAATGAAACTGGCTCTGCTGCTAAACGTGATTGATCCTTTTATTGGCGGGGTCATGATCATGGGCGATCGCGGCACTGGTAAATCTACAACCATCCGCGCATTGGCTGATTTGTTACCAGAAATTGATGTGGTTGTCAATGACCCATTCAGCAGCCATCCTAGCGACCCCGATTTAATGAGTGATGAACTCAGGCAGCAATTCTTAGAAAATCCGCAACCATTGCCATCAACCAAGAAAAAAGTGGCAATGGTTGACCTACCCCTGGGTGCTACAGAAGACCGAGTTTGCGGCACGATTGACATCGAAAAAGCTTTATCTGAAGGTGTCAAAGCCTTTGAACCAGGATTGTTAGCTAAAGCTAATCGTGGCATTTTGTATGTAGACGAAGTTAACCTACTCGACGATCACTTAGTAGACGTACTACTCGACTCCGCAGCTAGTGGATGGAACACAGTTGAACGGGAAGGTATATCCATTCGTCACCCTGCCCGCTTCGTGTTAGTCGGTTCTGGTAACCCCGAAGAAGGCGAACTCCGCCCCCAATTGCTAGACCGCTTTGGGATGCACGCCGAAATTCGTACTGTTAGAGAACCAGCTTTAAGAGTGCAAATTGTCGAGCAAAGGGCAGAGTTTGACCAAAATCCCCCAGCCTTTGTCGAAAAATACCAGCCTCAGCAAATAGAATCACAGAAACAGATTGTAGACGCTCAACAACTTTTGTCGTCCGTGAAGATGGATTACGATTTGCGGGTGAAAATATCAGAAGTTTGTTCAGAATTGGATGTTGATGGTTTACGGGGCGACATCGTTACCAATCGTGCAGCTAAAGCTTTGACGGCATTAGAAGGTAGACAAGAAGTAACAGTAGACGATATCCGCCGAGTTATCGCTTTATGTCTGCGCCATCGCCTGCGGAAAGATCCTTTAGAATCAATTGATTCAGGATACAAGGTCGAAAAAGTTTTCAGCCGTGTATTTGGATTAGAACTATCATCAGAAGAAAATGTTGCTGCAACAGCAAATGGAGTCCGTCCAGGCGGGCGTTAA
- a CDS encoding DUF3288 family protein, with protein MSTTAGNRDQQHPQYQRDREIVNKLLQAPQQDYDLAELARLKIRYCDFPGARDIQQDLENVLQKWQLTEAELFEKTRQLHSITQVYKVRNNQQEQEDWT; from the coding sequence ATGAGTACAACAGCAGGAAATAGAGATCAGCAGCACCCTCAATATCAGCGCGATCGCGAAATCGTTAACAAACTTTTGCAAGCTCCGCAACAGGATTACGACTTGGCAGAACTTGCAAGACTTAAAATCCGCTATTGTGATTTTCCTGGCGCTAGAGATATTCAACAAGACTTAGAAAATGTTCTGCAAAAGTGGCAATTGACAGAAGCAGAACTGTTTGAAAAAACTCGTCAGCTACATAGTATTACTCAAGTGTATAAAGTACGTAATAATCAACAAGAACAAGAAGATTGGACTTGA
- a CDS encoding ABC transporter ATP-binding protein — MTEPLIELKGICKSFGNNVILDNVDLTIERGDSLGIIGPSGTGKSTILRIIAGLLAPDAGEIYIQGQLRKGLIEDAEDPIFIGMVFQQAALFDSLTVEENVGFLLFQHSTLSRREIKELAEQKLGMVGLGKIGDRYPAELSGGMRKRVSFARAIMSNPQNPRYTPEVLLYDEPTAGLDPIASTVIEDLVRDLQRAEGGCSTYLMVTHQDSTIRRTTDRVVFLYHGKVQWQGKISDIDTTDNPLVRQFFSASVDGPIQVIG, encoded by the coding sequence ATGACTGAGCCTTTAATTGAACTTAAGGGAATTTGTAAGTCCTTTGGCAATAATGTCATTTTGGATAATGTTGATCTGACTATAGAGCGCGGCGATTCACTAGGCATAATTGGGCCTTCTGGGACAGGAAAATCGACAATTTTGCGAATCATAGCTGGACTACTGGCACCGGATGCTGGCGAAATTTATATTCAAGGACAGTTACGAAAAGGATTAATTGAAGATGCGGAAGATCCAATTTTTATTGGGATGGTGTTCCAGCAAGCAGCTTTATTTGATTCTTTGACGGTAGAAGAAAATGTCGGCTTTTTGTTGTTTCAGCATTCCACATTGTCGCGCCGTGAAATAAAAGAATTAGCTGAACAAAAACTAGGAATGGTGGGGTTGGGTAAAATAGGCGATCGCTATCCAGCAGAATTATCAGGTGGGATGCGTAAACGGGTGAGTTTTGCCCGTGCGATCATGTCTAATCCCCAAAATCCCCGATACACCCCAGAAGTTCTACTGTACGATGAGCCAACTGCAGGGCTTGATCCGATCGCATCAACTGTAATTGAAGATTTAGTCCGCGATTTACAGCGTGCTGAAGGCGGTTGTAGCACCTACCTGATGGTGACTCACCAAGATAGCACTATTCGCCGCACTACTGACCGAGTGGTATTTCTCTATCATGGAAAAGTGCAGTGGCAGGGCAAAATTAGTGATATTGATACCACAGATAATCCTCTAGTGAGGCAATTCTTTAGTGCTAGTGTCGATGGGCCTATACAAGTAATTGGTTAA